ATGAGAAAGAGAATTGGTGCCCCTGCTGCTTTGATGAAACCTTATTCCCGAGAGGAGAGGGAATAGGACTTTCCGCTTTTTGCCTCATTTGCCTTCCTTCTGAGATTCACTTCCCAGTTGACATACGCCCTGTTATGTGCTACAGTTTCCTAGAAAGGTGCTACCAACTTATGGTAAGCTTTCAGAGAAAGATTCGTGGAGGCGATGATAAGATGAGGAAAGCTTTATTTATCTTTCTAGTTTCGGTTTTTATCTTTGGTGCTTTAGGTATAAGTAGTGCTATGGATAAAGGCATTGAGGTAGTTGATATGGTCGGAAGGCACGTTATGGTTCCCGTGAAGGTTTCCCGAATATGTCCATTGAAGTGGGGAAGCACGAGAATACTTGTTTACTTAAATGCTTCAAAGAAGGTTGTAGGGATTAGCGAGTTCGAGAAAAATAGAGGGATGAAAGTTTTGCCGTATTTGATTGCCCACCCTGAGTTTAAAAATTTGCCGATAGTTCAGACAGGGTTTTCTCCAAATGTTGAAAAAATTATCGAATTGGAACCTGATCTGATTATAGCTTCTTACTATACTGCTGGAGAGGCGAATAAACTGCAAGAGCGAACGGGAATTCCGGTTGTGGTTATTAAGCCTGGATTGGGGGCGAAAGAGTATGTAGATTACTCGGACGATAACAATGCATTCTATAGGTCATTGAAACTGGTAGCTAAGATACTCCACAGAGAAGATAGGGCAGGGGAAATTATAAGCTATGTGAAGGGTGTTGTGAAGGATCTTTCTCAAAGGACGAAAGGGATATTTGAAAAAGAGAAACCGAGGGTATACATCGGTGGATTATCGAAACACGGCTCGTTTGGAATAACCTCTACGCAGACAAGATATCCTCCATTTGTGTTAGTTAATGCGAAAAACGTGGCAAGCGGTATATCGTCCAGATCGAATACGATTCAGATTAGCAGGGAGAGATTGATTGCGTGGGATCCAGATGTAATGTTTATAGATGAGGTGAATCTAAAGCTCATTTTAAAAGACCTCGAGAGATCAGAATATAGGCAGATAAGAGCTGTTAAGAACGGAGAGCTTTATGGGGTGTTTCCATATCCGAGGTATGGATTAAATCATGAGATAGTTTTGGCAAATGCCTATTATATTGGCAAGGTCCTCTATCCCGATAGATTTAAAGATATAAATCCCGAGAAAAAAGCAGATGAGATCTTCAGTTTTTTCATTGGTAAGCCTTGCTATGAGGCTTTAGCTAAGAAACTGGGAGGGTATAGAAGGCTAACGCTTCCAAAAAAATAGTGAGATGAGAGGAGTGGAGGAGAAGTATAGGGTATATCTCAAGCACAAGCTGGCTTTTGGATTACTTTTACTCTTCTTTCTTGCTTTTGCCTCGAGCTGGGCGCTTTGCACGGGGGATATTCATCTCTCGGTTGCTCAGGTTCTTAAGGCTCTGTTTGGGAGGGGAGATCCACGCTCAGATTTGGTCATTTGGAATATTCGCTTGCCGAGAGTGATTGCATCTCTGCTGGTTGGAACCGCACTGTCAGTTTCTGGTTGCGTTATGCAATGTATTTTGAGGAATCCATTGGCTTCGCCCTTTACGATGGGAGTTTCACACGGGGCGATGTTTGGAGCGGCACTTGCGATAATAACCCTGGATGTCGGAGGAGCGGAAAGCAGTGGAAGAATATTCATAAATAATCCCTATATTGTTAGCGTATCTGCTTTTCTCGGGGCCTTAATGGGGGTCTTCGTTGTGCTAATTTTGGCAAAGCTGAGGGGATTAACTCCTGAAGCGATGATATTAGCAGGTGTCGCTATAGGTTC
The sequence above is a segment of the Synergistota bacterium genome. Coding sequences within it:
- a CDS encoding iron ABC transporter substrate-binding protein, producing MRKALFIFLVSVFIFGALGISSAMDKGIEVVDMVGRHVMVPVKVSRICPLKWGSTRILVYLNASKKVVGISEFEKNRGMKVLPYLIAHPEFKNLPIVQTGFSPNVEKIIELEPDLIIASYYTAGEANKLQERTGIPVVVIKPGLGAKEYVDYSDDNNAFYRSLKLVAKILHREDRAGEIISYVKGVVKDLSQRTKGIFEKEKPRVYIGGLSKHGSFGITSTQTRYPPFVLVNAKNVASGISSRSNTIQISRERLIAWDPDVMFIDEVNLKLILKDLERSEYRQIRAVKNGELYGVFPYPRYGLNHEIVLANAYYIGKVLYPDRFKDINPEKKADEIFSFFIGKPCYEALAKKLGGYRRLTLPKK
- a CDS encoding iron ABC transporter permease, coding for MRGVEEKYRVYLKHKLAFGLLLLFFLAFASSWALCTGDIHLSVAQVLKALFGRGDPRSDLVIWNIRLPRVIASLLVGTALSVSGCVMQCILRNPLASPFTMGVSHGAMFGAALAIITLDVGGAESSGRIFINNPYIVSVSAFLGALMGVFVVLILAKLRGLTPEAMILAGVAIGSLFTAGTMLIQYFADELQLAAMVYWTFGDLSRPVWKEIAIMTFLILPSLSLFIRRCWDYNALESGEEAAKSLGVNTQRVRLMGMIISSLITSTCVAFVGIIGFIGLITPHICRLTIGGDYRFLIPISAILGSLILLISDTLARTLLSPIVLPVGVITSFMGAPTFLYLLVKLQRR